The proteins below are encoded in one region of Borrelia hispanica CRI:
- a CDS encoding ABC transporter permease, with product MKTFRKEYILFMFSLSALCISYFFNGFFSFSYIKVILWNFILLLLVATGISTCAKSNSLTLGDEGQVYFGAFLSYVFCNFCGLTYFNFILIMFLSSLLVGLIGIVPFLLTFFCGVNGMLTGLLMSYGNQRLVDGFISKLLSSNELFTQTKSINKIFARDVVLPYLLVFSLLIWGCYVFIHKRTILGLKLEILNDRKTLSKFFSINEFKYKFCTVFTSAFLNGLVGAIFVIFFKNYLFLSLTSGLGWNGFVVAVVSGFNYIYVLCFSLFFAMLNEFNNYLKINYSFKYEFIGLYQAISIFISLFLINTGKK from the coding sequence ATGAAGACATTTAGAAAAGAATATATTTTATTTATGTTTTCTCTTAGTGCATTATGCATTAGTTATTTTTTTAATGGGTTTTTTAGTTTTTCTTACATAAAAGTAATTTTATGGAATTTTATTTTGTTATTATTAGTTGCAACAGGAATTTCAACTTGTGCTAAGAGTAATAGTTTAACTCTTGGTGATGAAGGTCAAGTGTATTTTGGAGCGTTTTTGTCTTATGTGTTTTGTAATTTTTGTGGGCTTACATACTTTAATTTTATATTAATAATGTTTTTAAGTTCATTATTAGTTGGACTTATAGGTATAGTTCCTTTTTTATTAACATTTTTTTGTGGAGTAAATGGTATGCTTACTGGTCTTTTGATGTCTTATGGAAATCAAAGGTTGGTAGATGGATTTATATCAAAGCTTTTAAGTTCAAATGAACTTTTCACTCAGACTAAAAGTATTAATAAAATATTTGCTCGTGATGTTGTTTTGCCGTATTTGCTTGTATTTAGTCTGTTAATTTGGGGATGTTATGTGTTTATTCATAAGAGAACTATTTTGGGATTAAAACTTGAAATATTGAATGATCGAAAAACATTAAGTAAATTTTTTAGTATTAATGAATTTAAATATAAGTTTTGTACAGTATTTACCAGTGCTTTTTTAAATGGTCTTGTAGGTGCGATATTTGTAATTTTTTTTAAGAATTATTTGTTTTTAAGTTTAACTTCTGGACTTGGTTGGAATGGTTTTGTTGTTGCTGTGGTTTCGGGGTTTAATTATATTTATGTATTATGTTTTAGTTTGTTTTTTGCAATGCTGAATGAATTTAATAATTATCTTAAAATAAATTATTCATTTAAATATGAATTTATTGGTTTATATCAGGCCATTTCTATTTTCATTTCATTGTTTCTTATTAATACGGGTAAAAAATAG
- a CDS encoding membrane protein, with the protein MFSIFLHSIIFAYLALGILYTERVGLLNISIEGISFLSVFLTSLFIYWGYGIFFSVIMTICISLIFGCFLSFIAIYGYNIFIAGIGINILCHFLVRILMRANFNFIPGFSLNISNNIAIIFFVIFFFAFLSFSIYVINYSKVRVVFEFIRSNDYENILGEQTSSCFKSFAIFVSVISASVAGSLLAINFNVYSYDLGLNNGWLAICILYIAFANPWLVFPSSFLMVFIEYKFFNLQDYVNSYFALSLPFYVAILINVFAALFRKTKLF; encoded by the coding sequence GTGTTTAGTATTTTTTTGCATTCTATAATATTTGCATATTTAGCTCTTGGTATTCTTTATACTGAGAGAGTAGGACTTCTAAATATATCTATAGAGGGAATTTCTTTTTTGTCTGTTTTTTTGACTTCTCTTTTTATATATTGGGGATATGGAATATTTTTTTCAGTTATTATGACAATTTGTATTAGTTTGATTTTTGGTTGTTTTTTATCTTTTATTGCAATATATGGTTATAATATTTTTATAGCGGGTATAGGAATTAATATATTGTGTCATTTCTTGGTTAGAATTTTAATGAGAGCCAATTTCAATTTTATTCCGGGATTTAGTTTGAATATTTCCAATAATATTGCCATTATTTTTTTTGTTATATTTTTTTTCGCTTTTTTAAGTTTTAGCATTTATGTAATAAATTATTCAAAAGTTAGGGTAGTATTTGAATTTATTCGTTCAAATGATTATGAAAATATATTAGGTGAACAAACTAGTAGTTGTTTTAAGTCTTTTGCTATTTTTGTTTCTGTAATATCAGCAAGTGTTGCAGGTTCATTGCTTGCTATAAATTTTAATGTTTATTCTTATGATTTGGGCTTAAATAATGGTTGGCTTGCTATTTGTATATTGTATATTGCATTTGCAAATCCCTGGCTTGTGTTTCCAAGTTCATTTTTGATGGTGTTTATTGAATACAAATTTTTTAATCTTCAAGATTATGTTAATTCTTATTTTGCACTTTCTTTGCCTTTTTATGTGGCTATATTGATTAATGTATTTGCTGCTCTTTTTAGAAAAACTAAATTATTTTAA